One Triticum dicoccoides isolate Atlit2015 ecotype Zavitan chromosome 4B, WEW_v2.0, whole genome shotgun sequence genomic window carries:
- the LOC119291292 gene encoding BTB/POZ domain-containing protein SR1IP1-like, whose protein sequence is MQTDTQFSSAAMKRTSDWIRSQEFPSDITIQVGESSFNLHKLPLASKCGYIRKLVSGANGSRVTHLEITGMPGDAKAFDLVIKFCYGVNFEITADNVAMLRCAAEHLEMTEECKPGNLIGRTEAYLEEVALASLEGAVTALRRAEELLPASDKVQLIGRCIDAIATMTCGDGSHEGLDDVGAPRKPVDDWWADELTALRIDTFQRVMIAMKARGFKGIAMGTMIMLYAQKSLRRLDMNGRERKKMEPRQEHEKRVVLETIVSLLPREKNTMSVSFLSMLLRAAIYLDTSLACRLDLETRMAAQLGQAVLDDLLIPSSSPEGAGTAYDVDAVQRILAGYLENEGEATRLDYNTDDDFASAASPPNDVGPVGKLMESYLAEISSDVNLPVDKFTGLAELIPERARFNEDGMYRAIDIYLKAHPSLGEGERKKVCGVMDCQKLSREACAHAAQNDRLPVQTVVQVLYHEQRRLRVPPPSQAPSGAPSYAGGESPAVSYGRERSAPSSEVSRLQRENDELRMELMQMKMRLRDPSGAAPAPAPPLAAGATRSFPSSGKPPLPKKQGGSGGGGGGGFMKKLGRLNPFVRDPLGGGKVRTKPPKDRRHSIS, encoded by the exons ATGCAGACCGATACTCAGTTCTCTTCGGCCGCGATGAAGAGGACCAGCGACTG GATCCGTTCGCAAGAATTCCCAAGCGATATTACCATCCAAGTTGGGGAGAGCAGCTTCAACCTTCACAAG CTCCCACTGGCATCTAAATGCGGCTACATAAGGAAGCTGGTGTCGGGGGCCAACGGGTCCAGGGTGACCCACCTGGAGATCACGGGCATGCCCGGCGACGCCAAGGCGTTCGACCTCGTCATCAAGTTCTGCTACGGCGTCAACTTCGAGATCACCGCCGACAACGTCGCCATGCTGCGctgcgccgccgagcaccttgagaTGACGGAGGAGTGCAAGCCCGGGAACCTCATCGGCAGGACCGAGGCCTACCTGGAGGAGGTGGCGCTGGCGAGCCTCGAGGGCGCGGTCACCGCGCTCCGCAGGGCCGAGGAGCTCCTCCCGGCGTCCGACAAGGTGCAGCTCATTGGCAGGTGCATCGATGCCATAGCGACCAtgacctgcggcgacggcagccatgAAGGGCTGGACGACGTGGGCGCGCCACGGAAGCCTGTCGATGACTGGTGGGCCGACGAGCTGACGGCGCTGAGGATCGACACCTTCCAGAGGGTCATGATCGCCATGAAGGCGAGGGGGTTCAAGGGCATCGCCATGGGGACGATGATCATGCTCTACGCTCAGAAGTCTCTACGAAGATTG GACATGAACGGGAGGGAGCGGAAGAAGATGGAGCCGAGGCAGGAGCACGAGAAGCGGGTGGTTCTCGAGACGATCGTGAGCCTCCTGCCGAGGGAGAAGAACACCATGTCAGTGAGCTTCCTGTCGATGCTGCTCCGGGCGGCGATCTACCTCGACACGTCGCTGGCGTGCCGGCTCGACCTGGAGACGCGGATGGCCGCGCAGCTCGGCCAGGCCGTGCTCGACGACCTGCTCATCCCGTCCTCCTCGCCCGAGGGCGCAGGCACGGCCTACGACGTCGACGCGGTGCAGAGGATCCTGGCCGGGTACCTGGAGAACGAGGGCGAGGCGACGCGCCTGGACTACAACACGGACGACGACTTCGCCTCGGCGGCGTCGCCGCCCAACGACGTCGGGCCGGTCGGCAAGCTCATGGAGAGCTACCTCGCCGAGATCTCCTCGGACGTGAACCTGCCCGTTGACAAGTTCACCGGCCTCGCCGAGCTCATCCCGGAGCGCGCCCGGTTCAACGAGGACGGCATGTACCGCGCCATCGACATCTACCTGAAG GCGCATCCGTCGTTGGGCGAGGGCGAGAGGAAGAAGGTGTGCGGCGTCATGGACTGCCAGAAGCTGTCGCGGGAGGCGTGCGCGCACGCGGCGCAGAACGACCGGCTGCCGGTGCAGACGGTGGTGCAGGTACTGTACCACGAGCAGCGGCGCCTCCGCGTGCCGCCGCCCTCGCAGGCGCCGAGCGGCGCGCCGTCGTACGCCGGGGGGGAGTCGCCGGCGGTGTCGTACGGGCGGGAGCGGAGCGCGCCGTCCAGCGAGGTGTCGCGGCTGCAGCGGGAGAACGACGAGCTGAGGATGGAGCTGATGCAGATGAAGATGCGCCTGAGGGACCCGTCGGGCGCGGCGCCGGCCCCGGCGCCGCCACTCGCGGCGGGGGCAACCCG